Genomic window (Dehalococcoidales bacterium):
CAGCGGAATAGCCCTGGATACAGATTTGTTGAGACAGATGGCGCACCGCCTCGGGGAGCAGCTACTCAAGCTGGAAGCTGAGATATATAACAACACCGGACACCAGTTCAACATCAATTCCCCGCAGCAATTAGCCTCGGTGCTCTTCGAGGAACTGAAACTGCCCGCCCAGAAGAGAAAGGGCAGCTACTCTACGGGGGCGGCGGTGCTCGAAGAACTGCGCGGGACTCATCCGATAGTGGAGCTTATTCTGGACTACCGGCAGCTAGCCAAGCTCAAATCGACCTATATTGATGCCCTGCCCGCCCTGATAAACCCCAGGACCGGACGCCTGCACACCAGTTTTAACCAGACAAGGACGGCTACCGGCCGTCTCTCTTCCACCGAACCTAACCTGCAAAATATCCCCGTCCGCGGTGAGTTGGGGAAACAGGTCAGGGAAGCCTTTATCGCTCCACCCGGCTCACGCCTGGTCAGCAGCGACTATTCGCAGATTGACCTGCGTGTGCTGGCTCACCTGTCTCAAGACCCCGGCCTGCTTGATGCCTTTAACCGTGATGAAGATATCCACTCCGCTACCGCCAGCCAGCTTTTTGGCGTGGATACATCACGGATAACCGCTGACATGCGCCGGCTGGCGAAAACGGTCAATTTCGGTGTTATCTACGGCATGAGCGGCTACGGGCTGGAGCAGGCCACCGAGCTATCGCGGGAAGAGGCCAACCGGTTCATTGCTGCCTACTTTGATAAATACCCCGGGGTCAAACAGTACCTTGAATCCACCAGGCAACAGGCCAGGGATAAGGGCTACGTGCAGACACTGCTGGGCAGGAGGCGCACTATCCCTGAAATCAACTCCGCTAACCGGCAGATCAGGGAAGCCGCCGAGCGCATGGCAATAAATATGCCGGTACAGGGCACATCCGCCGATATTATCAAGGTAGCCATGATTAACCTGTACCGGGAGATGGTGCAGCGCCGGCTCAAGAGCAAGATGCTGCTCCAGGTGCATGATGAGCTGCTCTTCGAGGTGCCGGAGGCGGAGATGGAGGAGATGTGCCGGCTGGTCCCCCGGATAATGTCCGGCGCTATGAAACTCAGCATACCGCTCAAGGTGGATACCAAGACCGGGCGGAACTGGGGAGAGTTGTAGTCAGGACGATGCCGGAACTTCCTGAAGTAGAAACGGTAAAAAATGAAATATCGCCCTATGTCATTGGGCGCCGTATCACCGGAGTTAGCCTGCTCTGGGAAGGGATAGTCCGCGAATCTTCTATCCCGGAATTCCGCTCCCGCCTCATCGGGCAGGAGATAACCGGCGTCAGCCGCCGCGGCAAGTACCTGTTTTTCAGCCTGAGCAACGGCGATCTACTGAACGTCCATCTCAAGATGACCGGCTCTTTGATCATCGGGCATGACTCTGCTGAGCCACCACGCTACACCAGGGCGATAATCCATCTGGATAATGATACCAGTATCTTCTTCCGTGACCCGCGTAAATTTGGCATACTGCGACTGGCGAAAGATAAGATCAGCATTGTTGGTAAGCTGGGGCCGGAACCTCTGGAAGCGGGTTTTACCCCCGCGGTCCTGGCGCGACTCCTGGCCAAACGCACTGCGCCGGTAAAGGCGCTGCTCTGCGATCAGAACGTGGTCGCCGGTATCGGCAATATGTA
Coding sequences:
- the mutM gene encoding bifunctional DNA-formamidopyrimidine glycosylase/DNA-(apurinic or apyrimidinic site) lyase, which translates into the protein MPELPEVETVKNEISPYVIGRRITGVSLLWEGIVRESSIPEFRSRLIGQEITGVSRRGKYLFFSLSNGDLLNVHLKMTGSLIIGHDSAEPPRYTRAIIHLDNDTSIFFRDPRKFGILRLAKDKISIVGKLGPEPLEAGFTPAVLARLLAKRTAPVKALLCDQNVVAGIGNMYADEALFAAGIHPLRTGGSLSQEEIKRLHQAIRHVLRAGISKQGASTDTYYRPDGTRGTAHDEFQVAHGRGKSCPRCGTPIQRIAVRHRGTYFCPKCQVL